From Pantoea sp. Ep11b, the proteins below share one genomic window:
- a CDS encoding transcription antiterminator, with the protein MRFPNQRLAQLFDALQNETLPQDELARRFAVSTRTVRTDITALNALLAEHGAQFILNRGAGYQLKIEDAQRFQHLQQHSASPLRVPRTAPDRVRYLLTRFLTAAYSLKLEELAEEWFVSRATLQNDMAEVREWLGRYHLTIESKPHYGMKLFGSEVAIRTCLTDLLWQIDQVQPESPLLTIEALNSGILETLRPLLQRCFARHNIRLSDEGERYLRIYCAVAVRRISEGYPLNDPGAEEIGDEEREAAHQLITLMRPLVSKPISPAEEHWLRINIAARRIQAVAPSAINADDGDALVDYLLSFINTHYNFNLQNDQQLRADLLTHIKTMITRVRYQIHIPNPLLSNIKQHYPMAYDVTLAAVTSWGKYTPYVISENEIGFLVLHIGVGLERHYDVGYQRHPQVLLVCDSGNSTLRMIEAMLLRRYPQLQVTARLSQREYEARSRIEEDFVISTIRLSEKEKPVVVMSPFPTGFQLEQIGKLVLVDRTRPYMLAKFFDAQHFHIVDRPMTRSALFRQLCDQLEAEGFVDAAFCPSVEEREAIVSTMLGEGIALPHSLGLLAKKTVVCTVLAPQGIAWGDDTAYVIFLLAISKSEYEEAMAIYDLFVTFLRERAMTRLRDCTDFSSFRAVAMDCLSRP; encoded by the coding sequence GTGAGATTTCCCAATCAGCGCCTTGCGCAACTGTTCGATGCCCTGCAAAACGAAACGCTGCCTCAGGATGAGCTGGCGCGGCGCTTTGCGGTCTCGACACGAACCGTGCGCACCGACATTACGGCGCTGAATGCGCTGCTGGCAGAGCATGGCGCGCAGTTTATCCTGAATCGCGGCGCGGGCTATCAGCTGAAGATTGAGGATGCGCAGCGTTTTCAGCATCTGCAACAGCACAGTGCGTCGCCGCTGCGGGTGCCGCGAACCGCACCGGATCGGGTCCGTTATCTGCTGACCCGCTTTCTCACCGCCGCCTATTCGCTGAAGCTGGAGGAGCTGGCCGAAGAGTGGTTTGTCAGCCGCGCCACCCTGCAGAATGATATGGCCGAAGTGCGCGAATGGCTGGGGCGCTATCACCTGACGATCGAGAGCAAGCCGCATTACGGCATGAAGCTGTTTGGCAGCGAAGTGGCGATCCGCACCTGTCTGACCGACCTGCTGTGGCAAATCGATCAGGTGCAGCCGGAGAGCCCGCTGCTGACCATCGAGGCGCTGAACAGCGGCATACTGGAGACGCTGCGCCCGCTGCTGCAGCGCTGTTTCGCCCGGCATAACATCCGGCTCAGTGATGAGGGGGAGCGCTACCTGCGGATCTACTGCGCCGTAGCGGTGCGGCGTATCAGCGAAGGCTATCCGCTTAACGATCCGGGTGCCGAAGAGATTGGCGATGAGGAGCGTGAAGCCGCACATCAGCTGATCACGCTGATGCGACCGCTGGTCAGTAAACCGATCTCCCCGGCCGAAGAGCACTGGCTGCGGATTAACATTGCGGCGCGGCGGATTCAGGCGGTGGCCCCCAGCGCGATCAACGCAGATGATGGCGATGCGCTGGTGGATTATCTGCTCAGCTTTATCAACACCCACTACAACTTCAATCTGCAGAACGACCAGCAGCTGCGTGCCGATCTGCTTACCCACATCAAGACCATGATTACCCGGGTACGCTATCAGATTCACATTCCCAATCCGCTGCTCAGTAACATCAAGCAGCACTACCCGATGGCCTATGATGTCACTCTGGCGGCGGTAACCAGCTGGGGGAAATATACCCCTTATGTGATCAGCGAGAATGAGATTGGCTTTCTGGTGCTGCACATCGGTGTCGGGCTGGAGCGCCACTATGATGTCGGCTATCAGCGCCATCCGCAGGTGCTGCTGGTGTGCGACAGCGGCAACTCCACGCTGCGGATGATCGAGGCGATGCTGCTGCGCCGCTATCCGCAGCTGCAGGTCACGGCACGGCTGTCACAGCGTGAATATGAGGCGCGCAGCCGCATCGAAGAGGATTTTGTGATCTCGACCATCCGGCTCAGCGAAAAAGAGAAGCCGGTGGTGGTCATGTCGCCGTTTCCCACCGGTTTTCAACTGGAGCAGATTGGCAAACTGGTGCTGGTCGATCGCACCCGTCCCTATATGCTGGCGAAATTTTTTGATGCTCAGCATTTCCATATTGTTGATCGACCCATGACCCGCTCTGCGCTGTTTCGCCAGCTGTGCGACCAGCTGGAGGCGGAGGGATTCGTGGATGCGGCGTTCTGTCCGTCGGTGGAGGAGCGTGAGGCGATTGTCAGCACCATGCTCGGCGAAGGCATTGCGCTGCCGCACTCGCTGGGGCTGCTGGCAAAGAAAACCGTGGTCTGCACGGTGCTGGCCCCGCAGGGGATCGCCTGGGGCGACGACACCGCCTATGTGATTTTCCTGCTGGCGATCAGCAAAAGTGAGTATGAAGAGGCGATGGCGATCTACGATCTGTTTGTGACGTTTCTGCGTGAAAGGGCGATGACCCGCCTGCGGGACTGCACCGATTTCAGCAGCTTCAGGGCGGTCGCAATGGATTGTCTGAGCCGCCCCTGA
- a CDS encoding KDGP aldolase family protein encodes MTLTPHFYQDRLCLNVLAGSKENAHAIWQAAEGHVLVGVLSKNYASNAAAIADMREYAALIDNALSIGLGAGDPNQSQMVSEIAAVLQPQHVNQVFTGVATSRALLGQSQTVVNGLISPTGTPGRVKISTGPRSAKQRDGIVPVETAIAMLQDMGGSSVKYFPMGGLQAVAEYRAVAEACAKQDFWLEPTGGIDLENFGEIVRIALESGVSKVIPHVYSSIIDQASGETRVEDVRQLLAISKTLLA; translated from the coding sequence ATGACGCTGACCCCCCATTTTTATCAGGATCGTCTCTGCCTGAATGTGCTGGCAGGATCAAAAGAGAATGCGCACGCCATCTGGCAGGCGGCAGAAGGGCATGTGCTGGTGGGCGTACTGTCGAAAAACTACGCCAGCAACGCGGCCGCGATCGCCGATATGCGCGAGTATGCCGCGCTGATCGACAACGCGCTCTCGATCGGGCTGGGCGCGGGCGATCCTAATCAGTCACAGATGGTGAGTGAGATCGCGGCGGTGCTGCAACCGCAGCATGTAAACCAGGTCTTTACCGGCGTCGCCACCAGCCGCGCCCTGCTGGGCCAGTCGCAGACGGTGGTGAACGGCCTGATTTCACCGACCGGCACGCCGGGTCGGGTAAAAATTTCCACCGGGCCACGCAGCGCAAAACAGCGGGACGGGATCGTACCGGTCGAAACCGCCATCGCGATGCTGCAGGATATGGGCGGCAGCTCGGTGAAATATTTTCCGATGGGCGGGCTGCAGGCGGTGGCGGAGTATCGCGCCGTGGCGGAGGCGTGCGCAAAGCAGGATTTCTGGCTGGAGCCGACCGGCGGCATCGATCTGGAAAACTTCGGTGAGATCGTCCGTATTGCGCTGGAGTCCGGCGTCAGTAAAGTGATCCCGCACGTTTATAGTTCGATCATCGACCAGGCCAGTGGCGAGACGCGCGTGGAGGATGTGCGGCAGCTGCTGGCCATCTCTAAAACATTGCTGGCCTGA